Within Myxococcales bacterium, the genomic segment ATGCGGAAATCGAGGCTCGAAGACTTATCGCGCCAGCATGATCGCGGTCACATCGGCTTTCGGCAGCCTCCAACGGAAACAGATCAGTCCTCGGAATCGTCCTCAGGTGCTTGCGCAGCTGGGCCGTCCAGCCGGTACCTCCCATCCAACCAATTGCCGAGATCAAGCAGTTTACAACGGTCGGAACAAAACGGAAACGCAGCAGCATCGGGCGGGTTAGAAAGAGGGCGCCCACACGTGGCACATGTTTTGCCAGAAACCATGGGCTGAAAGTATAGCACACCCCGCACAACC encodes:
- the yacG gene encoding DNA gyrase inhibitor YacG, whose translation is MVSGKTCATCGRPLSNPPDAAAFPFCSDRCKLLDLGNWLDGRYRLDGPAAQAPEDDSED